In Streptomyces sp. Li-HN-5-11, the sequence GCGCGGCGGTCCTGTCCGAACGGGCAGGCGACGTCCTTTACACACCAGTCGAGGAAGTCCTCCAGCGCCGTCTGCTGAGCCTCGGCACCGACCAGCCCCTGCTCGGACAGGGGCTCGGTCAGCGTGTCCACGCCGTCGAGGGCCAGCCGCCCGACCTTGTCGGGGAACTCCGCCGCGTACACCGCGCCGAGCCGGGTGCCGTAGGAGAAGCCCAGGTAGTTGAGCCTGCCGTCGCCGAGCGCCTGACGTATCACGTCGAGGTCCCGCGCGGCGTCGACCGTTCCTATGTGGGGCAGGACGGGGCCGGAGTGCCTGGCGCACTGGGCGGCCACCTTCCGCCACGCGTCGAGCACCTTGAGCGTGGTCTGCGGATTGCCGAGGTCCACGTCGCCGCCCGCCGCCTGCGAGGTCTGGTCGCCGGAGCCGATCCCGCAGCTGACCGGGGAGGACCTGCCGACGCCCCGGGGGTCGAAGGTGACCACGTCGTAGCCGTTGGTCAGGTCCATGAACTCCTTGCCGTCGGCCGCGAGCGCGGGGACACCGGCGCCGCCGGGGCCGCCGAAGTTCAGCACCACCGAACCCTGTGACGGCCCCGTCGCCCGGTAGCGGGCCAGCGCCAGGTCCAGGGTGGCAGCGCCCGGGTGCGCGTAGTCGAGAGGGACGGTGACCTTTCCGCACTGCATGTCCTTGGGCACCTCCGCGTCGCAGGAGGACCAGGCCACCCGCTGCCGGTAGAACCGGCCGAGGCCGGACTGCCCGCCATCCGCGGCCGCCGCCGGCAGGCCCGCGCCGAGCAGGGCCAGCGTGACGGCGCCGGCGCAGGCACAGCGGCGGACCGCGGACCGCGTCGACATCTTTGCCGGCATCGATGCCTCCAGGGACGCTCCGCCGCGGACCGGGAACCCCGCCCTCGCTCACGATAAGCGGCCCCCGCGGGCCACGCCTCCCGGCGACAGCCGGGCGCCGCGCCCCGCTGCGGGCGCCCCCGCACAGGGCATGCACGGCCTTTACGCATCGTTCGACAACCGGGCCGCTCGATGGGGTGAAAGGCGGATAAGCCATAACTCGGATGGTTCGCCTGCGTTTTACCGGATGCGGGCGAGGGCCCGCGTTCATGTCTGGAAGGCAGGGAACCTATGAAACGGGTTACCCGAAACGGTCTGATCGCCGTCGCCGCCGCCTCCGGCGCGATGGCTGTGAGCATGCCGGTGTCCGCCGCTTTCGCGGCCGACGGCGCCACGGCGGACGGTGCCGCGGTCGGCTCGGCCGGGTTGATCTCCGGAAACACCATTCAGCTCCCGGTGGACGTGCCCGTCAACGTGTGCGGGAACACGGTGAATGTGGTGGGACTCCTGAATCCGGCGGCGGGCAACAGCTGCGCCAACACGTCCGCCGGGAGGGATCGGGCGTCGAGCACCGGCGGAGCGGCGGCGCGTGCGAGCGGAAAGGATTCCCCGGGTGTGGTGTCCGGCAACGGCGTCCAGCTCCCGGTGCACCTCCCCGTGAACGTCAGCGGCAACACCGCGAACGGGGGAGGCGTCGGCAACCCGGCCGTCGGCAACACGTCCACGAACGTCTCCGGCGACAGCCCCGCCCAGCCGGCGCCGCCGAAGGCCGCGCCGCCCAGGCACCTGCCGGCCCCGGTCAAGGCTTCGCACATCGCGCCCGCACCCCGCACGCAGGCGTCCCTGGCCCACACCGGCGCGGACGGGACGGTGCCCGCCGTCGCCACGAGCGCGGCGCTGCTGCTCGGCGGCGCCGCCCTCCGCCGGCGCTTCCGGCACGGCGCGTCCCGCTGACACCGGCACGCCCTCCGCGGAAGGCCCCACCGGATCGATGACCGGTGGGGCCTCCACCGCCCTCCGGACGTGGCACGGGCCCGGTACGGCCGTACGCGCGTGAACGCGTCTTCGGGTTCACCACCTTGGAACCGGGCCGCCGGACGCCGTCCGTAATTGCGTTGCCGACGACCGGCGCCGTCTGCTGGAGTGGCCGTATGGATCATGACGCGGTGCTCGCCCTCTACGACCGGGACGTGCGCGAGAGGGCCCGGCCCGACGGCTCCGGCGCACGCGTGGAACGTGCCGGGGACGTGGTGCGGCAGGTCGGCTCCGCCGACGACTGGAACGGCGTGCTGTGGACCGGTCTGGACGCCACCGGCGCGGACGCGGCGATCGCCGCGCAGATCGCCCACTTCACCGGGCTCGGCCTCGCGTTCGAGTGGAAGCTGTACGGTCACGACCGGCCCGAGGACCTCGGACAGCGGCTCCGGTCCGCCGGCTTCACCGCCGAACCGGGGGAGACGCTGATGGTCGGCGCGGTGGCGGACCTCGCCGTGGACGCCGAGCCGCCCGAGGGCGTGCGCCTGCAGGCCGTCACGGACCCGGCCGGCGTCGAGCTGCTGGTCGACGTGCACGAGCAGGCGTTCGGCACGGACGGATCCCGTCTGCGGCACCGTCTCCTGTCCCAACTCGCCGCCGACCCGGGGTCGTTCGTCGCCGTCCTCGCCCTCGCCGGAGACGTGCCGGTGAGCGCGGCCCGCATGGAGCTGGTACCGGGCACGAGCTTCGCGGGCCTGTGGGGCGGCGGCACCGTCGAGGGCTGGCGGGGCCGAGGTATCTACCGTGCGCTGGTCGCCCACCGGGCCCGCATAGCCGCCGACCACGGCTACCGCTATCTCCAGGTCGACGCTTCCAGCCAGAGCCGGCCCATCCTCGAACGCCTCGGATTCGCCCCGCTGACCACGACGACGCCGTACCTGTACGAGCCGTAGCGGAAGGACCGCACGCGGCGGTCCTTCCGGGGAAGACCGTGAACCGCGAGCCGTCGCCGGCCCGTCGGACCGGGCGGGGAGCAGCCTGGCGGTGAGCACCGGACCCGCGTGATCACGACATGCGGCGACTCGGTGCAGGCCGTGCCGGGCATGCACGGGGGCCGGTCGATCCCGTCAACGAGTGATCGACCGGCCCCCACGGCAGCGCTCTCTCCCGGAGCGGGGCGCACGCCCCGCCGTTCCGGCTCAGCGGTGTGCGGTCTTCGCCCTGTCGAGGGCCGCCACACCCAGCGCGGCGAGACCGATCTGGATCAGCCACTCGATCCAGTCGACGCCCTTCGTGTCGCCGACGCCGGCCGCGGAGGCGATCGCCGCGCCGATGAGTGCCGCCACGATGCCGATGAGGATCGTCCAGAGCATTCCGATGTGCTGGCGGCCCGGAACGACGAGCCGTCCCAGGACACCGATGACGATGCCGATGACAATGGCACTGATGATGCCCGTGATCTCCATCCTTGCCTCTCTTTGTCGTTGTGCCTCGCCATGTTCGGATTCCCTCTGTAACCGGACCCACTCCGCACCGGTTATTGCCGGGACTTTCTGTTCACCGTCCGGTCATGCCATGTACCTTTCAATCAATCGACGCGTGTAGAACGCTCGAGCCGGCTCTACGCGCGCAGATGTGCCGCCCGCACCGCCCCTTCACCCCACTTGGAGGTCCGCCGGATGCTCGGATTCAGAAGGCCAGGCCACAGACTCACCACCGCACTGGCGGGACTCGGACTGCTCGCCGCCTCGGCGGCCCTGCAGGTCTCCACCAGCGCCACGCCCGCCCGCGCGGCCACCACCCACCGTGTCCTGTTCGACAACGCCCACGCCGAGACGGCCGGCAACGCCGACTGGATCATCTCCACCAGCCAGCCCGATCCGCTCGGCCAGGACTCCTCCCCGTCCGCCGAGACGGACTGGACCGGCGCCCTGTCCTCCTGGGGCGTGGCCCTGCAGAAGACCGGAAGCTACAGCCTGAAGACCCTCCCGCCGGGGTCGAGCCTCTCCTACGGCGGCTCGTCGTCGACGGACCTGTCGAACTTCGACACCCTCGTCCTGCCGGAGCCGAACACGCTGTTCACGGCGGCCGAGAAGACCGCCATCATGAACTTCGTCAAGAACGGCGGCGGCCTGTTCATGATCTCCGACCACACCGGCTCCGACCGCAACAACGACGGCGCCGACGCGGTCAAGATCCTGAACGACCTGATGACGAACAACAGCGTCGACTCCACCGACCCGTTCGGCTTCTCCATCGACTCACTGAACATCGCCTCCGGCTACCCCGCCGCGATCAGCGACAGCACCGACCCCGTGCTGCACGGTTCCTTCGGCACCGTCACCAAGAGCCTGATCGCCAACGGCACCACGGCCACCCTCAAGCCGTCCGACAACTCCTCGGTCAAGGGCCTGGTCTACCGCAGCGGCTACTCCGGCAACACCGGGGCGTTCTTCCTCACCAGCACCTTCGGCAGCGGACGCGTCGCCTTCTGGGGCGACAGCTCACCGATCGACGACGGCACCGGCCAGTCCGGCAACACCCTCTACGACGGCTGGAACGATTCCGGCGCCACCAACGCGGCCCTCGCCCTCAACGCCACCGCGTGGCTGGCCGGTTCGGGCGGCACGAGCGGCGGCGGTGACGGCGGGGGCGCCGGTTCCTGCACCACGGCTCAGCTCCTCGGCAACAGCGGCTTCGAGTCCGGCAGCTCCAGCTGGAGCGCCACCAGCGGCGTCATCACCAACTCGAGCGGGGAAACCGCCCGTTCGGGCTCGTACTACGCCTGGCTCGACGGCAACGGAACCGCCACCACGGACACCCTCTCCCAGTCGGTGACCATCCCCTCCGGCTGTGCGGCGACCCTGAGCTTCTACCTCCACGTCGACACGGCGGAGACCACCACCAGCACGGCCTACGACACCCTCAAGGTGCAGGTGCTGGGCAGCTCCGGCACCGTCCTCGGCACCCTGGCGACCTACTCCAACCTCAACGCCGCCTCCGGCTACACCCAGCGCAGCTTCGACCTCAGCGGCTACGCGGGGCAGACCGTCACGGTCAAGTTCACCGGCACCGAGGGCTCCAAGCTCCAGACGTCGTTCGTCCTCGACGACACGGCGCTCAACGTGAGCTGACGCCCGGCAGGGGGGCCTGCCCCCGCAGGCCCCCCTGGGTCGTGCCGGTGTCCGGAGCCCGGGATGGTTCAGGACACCGCCGACCGGCGCTCGAACACCACTTCGCGTGCCGTCCCCGACCTCACCGCGGCCGCCCCCGACGCTGAGCCCGCGGGAATCTGACCCACGGCGACCGCGATGCCGCTAAGATCACCACCATCAGCGATGGCCTCCCCGGCCGGACACACGTCCACCGGGGAGGCTTTTTCATTCCGTTTGGACCGACTGGCCGGCGGACCGACTGGCCGGCGGACCGGCTGGCTCCGGCCGCAGCGGCCTTCCCACTGCCCAGGGGGTTTCATGCCAGAGGTGACCGTACGACCCGCCACCGCAGACGACCGGCCCACCGTGGAACGGCTGTGGCTGATGTTCCGGCACGACCTGTCCGGCCCGCTGGGCCTGCTGCCCGAGCCGGACGGAACCTTCCGCAGCCAGTGGGTCGACGAGGCCTTCACCGAGCCCGGCTGGGCGCCGTACCTCTTCCTCGACACCGCGCGTCCCGCCGGCTTCGCGTTCGTCAGCGGACTGACCGGTCCGACACGCATGATGAACAGCTTCTTCGTGGTCCGCGGGGCGCGCCGCGCCGGCGTCGGACTGCACGCGGTACGGGACATCGTGGCCCGGCATCCCGGGCCGTGGGAGATCGCCTTCCAGGAGGTGAACGCGCCGGCCGTGCGGTTCTGGCGCCGGATCGCCACCGAACTCGCGGGCGACGCCTGGCGGGAAGAGGCCCGCCCGGTGCCGGGCCGGCCGGACCTCCCCCCGGACCTGTGGATCTCCATCGGGTAGACCGGAATCGCGCACATGGCCGCGGCGACAACGGGCAGGCGCAACATACGGAGTGGAACGTAGCCCGTCGCAGTCGACGGCCGATTGACGGAGGTGTCTGCCGGTATGGGCGCGAAGGTGTTGGAGCGGTTTCCTGCGGGAGCTCCGCGCGGATCCTGGCCGGCGGAGGAGTACGCGGCCCGGCGCAGGGCCGAGGGACAGCCCGCGACCGTGGTGATGGACCTGGAGGACGACGCCTTCCTCGTGGTGGTGCCCACCTCCGAGGAGGACTGAGGCGGGTCCGCCCGGCAGGCGGCCTCAGCCGGCCAGGTGGCCGAGGTGCGCTCGGCGCACCTCGGCCGTCTGCCCCTGCACCAGCAGGAACATCCCCTCGCGGGCCAGCCGCTGGGCCCGGCTGCCCAGGGCCAGGGACCGGCCGCCCCCCGCCACGATCGCCGCGGTCGTCGCGGCACGCATCAGGTCGAAGGACCTGGTCTTCAGAGTGAGCCGCTCCTCGATGCGCTCGTGCGGCACCGGGTGGTCCCAGAGGGCGTAGGCCCGCTCCCGCATCTCGTCGAGGCGGGTACGCAGGGAGCGCACCGTGTCCGCGGCCTCCGGGACGTCGTCCATCAGGGCCAGGGCCGCGTACGCGATGCCGAAGACGGCCGGGGAGGCGTTCGTGTTGCGAGGCCGGTCCGCGAAGGCGAACCT encodes:
- a CDS encoding alpha/beta hydrolase encodes the protein MPAKMSTRSAVRRCACAGAVTLALLGAGLPAAAADGGQSGLGRFYRQRVAWSSCDAEVPKDMQCGKVTVPLDYAHPGAATLDLALARYRATGPSQGSVVLNFGGPGGAGVPALAADGKEFMDLTNGYDVVTFDPRGVGRSSPVSCGIGSGDQTSQAAGGDVDLGNPQTTLKVLDAWRKVAAQCARHSGPVLPHIGTVDAARDLDVIRQALGDGRLNYLGFSYGTRLGAVYAAEFPDKVGRLALDGVDTLTEPLSEQGLVGAEAQQTALEDFLDWCVKDVACPFGQDRRAADDQVLRLVRALDEDPVPTDFGGRLTGQDLVGAIGQALYGQEMWPSLERALASLVDDGDTRGIEAFSAAGGALPKRPDPRKRNNGGLTDPADVPLDNPPAAMMAINCADDPDRPGAAQIAKDLGRLRTEYEQASPVFGRYRLNELLLCYGRPRGTDFIRRKVKNVDTARMLLVGTRGDPATPYRWTVETARRLGSSAVVLDNRSEGHTGYASSQCVHRKVNDFLLYGSLPASGSSCPADPEPDTNG
- a CDS encoding chaplin, producing MKRVTRNGLIAVAAASGAMAVSMPVSAAFAADGATADGAAVGSAGLISGNTIQLPVDVPVNVCGNTVNVVGLLNPAAGNSCANTSAGRDRASSTGGAAARASGKDSPGVVSGNGVQLPVHLPVNVSGNTANGGGVGNPAVGNTSTNVSGDSPAQPAPPKAAPPRHLPAPVKASHIAPAPRTQASLAHTGADGTVPAVATSAALLLGGAALRRRFRHGASR
- a CDS encoding GNAT family N-acetyltransferase, whose translation is MDHDAVLALYDRDVRERARPDGSGARVERAGDVVRQVGSADDWNGVLWTGLDATGADAAIAAQIAHFTGLGLAFEWKLYGHDRPEDLGQRLRSAGFTAEPGETLMVGAVADLAVDAEPPEGVRLQAVTDPAGVELLVDVHEQAFGTDGSRLRHRLLSQLAADPGSFVAVLALAGDVPVSAARMELVPGTSFAGLWGGGTVEGWRGRGIYRALVAHRARIAADHGYRYLQVDASSQSRPILERLGFAPLTTTTPYLYEP
- a CDS encoding GlsB/YeaQ/YmgE family stress response membrane protein translates to MEITGIISAIVIGIVIGVLGRLVVPGRQHIGMLWTILIGIVAALIGAAIASAAGVGDTKGVDWIEWLIQIGLAALGVAALDRAKTAHR
- a CDS encoding hydrolase, whose protein sequence is MLGFRRPGHRLTTALAGLGLLAASAALQVSTSATPARAATTHRVLFDNAHAETAGNADWIISTSQPDPLGQDSSPSAETDWTGALSSWGVALQKTGSYSLKTLPPGSSLSYGGSSSTDLSNFDTLVLPEPNTLFTAAEKTAIMNFVKNGGGLFMISDHTGSDRNNDGADAVKILNDLMTNNSVDSTDPFGFSIDSLNIASGYPAAISDSTDPVLHGSFGTVTKSLIANGTTATLKPSDNSSVKGLVYRSGYSGNTGAFFLTSTFGSGRVAFWGDSSPIDDGTGQSGNTLYDGWNDSGATNAALALNATAWLAGSGGTSGGGDGGGAGSCTTAQLLGNSGFESGSSSWSATSGVITNSSGETARSGSYYAWLDGNGTATTDTLSQSVTIPSGCAATLSFYLHVDTAETTTSTAYDTLKVQVLGSSGTVLGTLATYSNLNAASGYTQRSFDLSGYAGQTVTVKFTGTEGSKLQTSFVLDDTALNVS
- a CDS encoding GNAT family N-acetyltransferase, whose product is MPEVTVRPATADDRPTVERLWLMFRHDLSGPLGLLPEPDGTFRSQWVDEAFTEPGWAPYLFLDTARPAGFAFVSGLTGPTRMMNSFFVVRGARRAGVGLHAVRDIVARHPGPWEIAFQEVNAPAVRFWRRIATELAGDAWREEARPVPGRPDLPPDLWISIG